A stretch of the Oenococcus sp. UCMA 16435 genome encodes the following:
- the alsS gene encoding acetolactate synthase AlsS → MTEKKRFGADLVLESLLNHDVKYVFGIPGAKIDRLFEVIENNSNAPKLVITKHEQNAAFMAQAVGRLTGKPGVVLVTSGPGASNLATGILTAQTENDPVVAIAGQVQRQDLYRRTHQSTPSVLLFNGITKFTTEVQDAENLSEVIANAFDIASAAPQGASFISLPQDVDDSPVSSQALEKVENISAGPASPEQIEFLAGKIRQAKLPVILVGQRGSDEKTVKALHDFLHVTKLPVVETFQGAGVIDRSLVEQSFFGRVGLFANQTGDQLLKASDLVIALGYDAVEYEPRVWNKNNKLPIATIDSIHAQIDAHYNPKIQLVGDMPVTINLLAKQLNNYSLSKESNSLLNKYREQLKSEPGGPKFVAKVGLSHPLDVVHAIQKQVDDNMTVTLDVGSVYIWMSRFFRSYRPRHFLISDGMQTLGVALPWAIAAGLVRPNEKIVSVSGDGGFMFSSAELETAVRLKSNLVHIIFNDHGHYDMVKFQEEMKYGKSAGVDFGQVDFVKFAESFGAKGLRVDDPTKIDQVLTEAFNWDQGPVLVDIPVDYSHDTELYSELIEGGMD, encoded by the coding sequence ATGACAGAAAAGAAACGTTTTGGGGCCGATCTGGTTCTTGAGTCCCTATTAAATCATGACGTTAAATATGTTTTCGGCATTCCCGGAGCCAAAATAGACCGGCTTTTTGAAGTAATTGAAAATAATTCCAATGCTCCAAAACTCGTGATCACAAAACACGAACAAAACGCAGCTTTCATGGCTCAAGCGGTCGGACGTCTGACCGGAAAACCCGGTGTAGTGCTCGTAACATCCGGACCGGGAGCATCGAATCTGGCAACCGGAATTTTGACGGCACAGACTGAAAATGATCCGGTTGTCGCAATCGCCGGCCAAGTTCAAAGACAGGATCTTTATCGCCGAACACACCAATCGACTCCTTCAGTACTTTTGTTCAATGGAATTACAAAATTCACGACCGAGGTACAAGATGCAGAAAACTTATCCGAAGTAATTGCAAATGCCTTCGATATTGCCAGCGCGGCCCCTCAGGGAGCCTCTTTCATCAGTCTCCCACAAGACGTTGACGACAGTCCGGTATCGAGTCAAGCCTTGGAAAAAGTAGAAAATATTTCTGCTGGTCCGGCCAGTCCGGAACAAATCGAGTTCCTGGCAGGTAAAATACGTCAGGCAAAATTGCCGGTTATTTTGGTTGGCCAACGCGGTTCCGACGAAAAAACCGTCAAAGCTCTCCATGATTTTTTGCACGTAACTAAATTGCCGGTTGTCGAAACATTTCAAGGTGCCGGTGTTATCGATCGGTCTTTGGTAGAACAATCGTTTTTTGGGCGTGTTGGTTTATTTGCCAACCAAACCGGCGATCAACTCTTAAAAGCTTCCGACTTGGTAATTGCACTCGGTTATGATGCCGTTGAATATGAACCGCGTGTTTGGAACAAGAATAATAAACTGCCGATTGCAACGATCGATTCGATCCATGCCCAGATCGATGCACATTATAATCCGAAAATTCAATTAGTCGGCGACATGCCGGTAACAATTAATCTATTGGCCAAACAGCTCAATAATTATTCGCTGTCAAAAGAAAGCAATTCTTTGCTTAATAAATACCGTGAACAGCTTAAAAGCGAGCCTGGCGGCCCAAAATTTGTCGCAAAAGTCGGTCTGTCCCATCCTTTGGATGTTGTTCACGCCATTCAAAAACAAGTCGACGATAATATGACTGTTACTTTGGATGTTGGCTCGGTATATATATGGATGAGCCGTTTCTTCCGTTCATATCGTCCGCGTCATTTTTTAATTTCCGACGGCATGCAAACCCTGGGCGTTGCTTTGCCTTGGGCAATTGCGGCAGGTTTGGTTCGTCCAAATGAAAAAATTGTCAGTGTATCCGGGGATGGCGGCTTTATGTTTTCCAGCGCGGAATTGGAAACAGCTGTTCGGCTGAAATCAAATCTGGTTCATATTATTTTTAACGATCATGGACATTACGATATGGTTAAATTCCAAGAGGAAATGAAGTACGGCAAATCAGCCGGAGTCGATTTTGGTCAAGTCGATTTTGTGAAGTTTGCCGAATCCTTTGGAGCAAAAGGCTTGCGTGTAGATGATCCTACAAAAATCGACCAAGTTTTGACTGAGGCGTTTAATTGGGATCAAGGACCGGTTTTGGTCGATATTCCAGTCGATTATTCGCACGATACCGAACTTTATTCGGAATTGATCGAAGGAGGTATGGATTAA
- the budA gene encoding acetolactate decarboxylase, with translation MKDLTKAYQHGTLAQIMDGQYDGTILLKDLLEHGDFGIGTTTGIGVELIVLDGVAYGIPSSGKVQKMDIEHEKAPFANINYFDQKLKSESLINLDSDSFQKKVEEEYKLKNVFAAIRVHGEFTNVLARSADKQEKPYPPFSKVAAAQHEFHADSLTATMVGYYSAAMYEGTTAAGFHLHILSDDRQFGGHLLDFKIKKADLQVQIFQDFQLHLPIENPDFRRRELDLETLKKAIEKTE, from the coding sequence ATGAAAGATTTAACAAAAGCTTATCAACATGGCACTTTGGCTCAAATTATGGATGGCCAATATGATGGGACAATACTGCTTAAAGATCTTCTCGAACACGGCGATTTCGGTATTGGTACAACAACCGGAATCGGGGTCGAATTAATAGTTTTGGATGGGGTGGCTTATGGAATCCCCAGCAGCGGAAAAGTCCAAAAAATGGACATCGAGCACGAAAAAGCACCCTTTGCAAATATTAACTACTTCGATCAAAAGTTGAAGAGCGAAAGCCTAATTAATCTTGATTCCGATAGTTTTCAAAAAAAGGTTGAAGAAGAATATAAACTTAAAAATGTCTTTGCCGCAATTAGAGTACACGGAGAATTTACAAATGTTTTGGCGCGATCAGCCGATAAACAAGAAAAACCATACCCGCCATTTTCAAAGGTCGCGGCAGCGCAACATGAATTCCATGCTGATTCACTGACGGCAACGATGGTTGGCTATTATTCAGCAGCGATGTATGAAGGGACAACCGCGGCCGGCTTTCACCTTCACATTCTCTCCGATGATCGTCAATTCGGAGGGCACCTATTAGATTTTAAAATCAAAAAAGCCGACCTCCAGGTTCAGATTTTTCAGGATTTCCAGTTGCATCTACCAATTGAAAATCCCGATTTTCGCCGACGCGAATTAGACTTGGAAACTTTAAAAAAAGCGATTGAAAAGACAGAATAA
- a CDS encoding glyoxalase/bleomycin resistance/dioxygenase family protein: MALKNFFTGIQHVGIPSADLDKTIDFYKSLGFEEAGLFKNGKNRCAFMRFGNLTIETWEGDPAVMKAGAINHISLNTTDIEKAFSAAKEQGLRLVNDEIQSIPSFWHRGIRFFNILGPNEETIEFCQIL, translated from the coding sequence ATGGCATTAAAAAATTTCTTTACCGGAATTCAACACGTGGGTATTCCTTCGGCTGATTTGGATAAAACGATCGATTTCTATAAATCGCTTGGTTTTGAAGAAGCCGGATTGTTCAAAAACGGCAAGAATCGTTGTGCATTTATGCGCTTTGGCAATTTAACGATTGAAACATGGGAAGGCGATCCAGCGGTTATGAAGGCCGGTGCAATTAATCACATTTCCCTGAATACAACGGATATCGAAAAAGCTTTTAGCGCTGCTAAAGAACAAGGCCTACGTTTGGTTAATGATGAAATTCAATCAATCCCTTCGTTCTGGCATCGTGGAATTCGTTTCTTCAATATTCTTGGGCCAAATGAAGAAACAATTGAATTTTGTCAGATTCTTTGA
- a CDS encoding fructose permease, which translates to MSSNISATSKTEPIQKTRTISMQSSIAYFILSLVINSAGNVLTLVTSAKIHPSYLGAAYWTAATANFGDALNWNLFWAFIIIGVLTVILNAILIGHWSWSRAIGNMIFMVPFSALIQVFADFFNGVYPVFKGLPEAHSLGMIILYIVLNFFGVALIATAISIYQRVNLVLHPADDLMQVLRFKYFKGNAAAAMWVSYIPPTVLAIIALIIDHQFTNLGLGTIFAFLFQGGITGFADKRVFPHFHHQALDVGKQIN; encoded by the coding sequence ATGTCTTCTAATATCTCAGCAACATCAAAAACAGAACCAATACAAAAAACACGAACAATTTCAATGCAGAGCTCAATTGCTTACTTCATCTTATCGCTGGTTATTAACTCAGCTGGAAATGTTTTGACACTGGTAACAAGTGCCAAAATCCATCCTTCTTATTTAGGAGCTGCTTATTGGACCGCTGCAACAGCAAACTTCGGAGATGCGCTTAATTGGAATCTTTTCTGGGCCTTTATTATTATTGGTGTTCTAACAGTAATTTTGAACGCGATTCTGATCGGTCATTGGTCTTGGTCAAGAGCAATCGGAAATATGATTTTTATGGTTCCTTTCTCAGCATTGATTCAGGTTTTCGCTGATTTTTTCAATGGTGTTTATCCGGTATTCAAAGGCTTGCCAGAAGCCCACAGTTTAGGAATGATCATTCTTTATATCGTTTTAAACTTCTTCGGTGTTGCCTTGATCGCAACTGCTATCTCGATTTATCAAAGAGTTAATCTGGTTTTGCATCCGGCGGATGATTTAATGCAGGTTCTGCGTTTTAAATATTTCAAAGGCAATGCTGCAGCGGCGATGTGGGTATCCTATATTCCACCAACGGTTCTGGCAATCATTGCTTTAATTATCGATCACCAGTTTACAAATTTGGGCTTGGGCACGATTTTCGCCTTTCTCTTTCAAGGTGGAATTACCGGTTTTGCCGATAAGCGGGTCTTTCCCCATTTCCATCACCAGGCACTGGATGTTGGAAAACAAATTAATTAA
- a CDS encoding ROK family protein — translation MLLGSIEAGGTKFVCAVGNEDYRTKNIVRFPTTTPEETLTKCVEYFKKFDDVKAIGVSSFGPIELRRNSPKYGYITNTPKPGWADVDFVGRLKKDFDVPIHWTTDVNGSAYGEYVISTLFNEHINSLVYYTIGTGVGAGAIVNGKFIGDLGHPEMGHVRLKRHPDDLDFPGICPFHGDCLEGLVSGPTFEARTGKKGQNVPLTDHVWDIVAYYVAQAAIQVTLTLRPAKIVFGGGVVSEEFLKKVRVQFKELLNDYVDVGKLEDYIVMPAIKENGSATLGDFALALLEYRK, via the coding sequence GTGTTACTAGGAAGCATTGAAGCTGGCGGTACCAAATTTGTTTGTGCCGTCGGCAATGAGGATTACCGGACAAAAAATATTGTTCGTTTTCCAACGACTACACCAGAAGAAACATTGACAAAATGTGTCGAATATTTTAAGAAATTTGACGATGTAAAAGCGATTGGCGTTTCTTCGTTTGGACCGATTGAATTGCGTCGCAATTCGCCTAAATATGGTTACATAACAAATACGCCAAAACCCGGTTGGGCCGATGTTGATTTCGTAGGTCGTTTAAAAAAAGATTTTGATGTACCAATTCATTGGACCACTGATGTTAATGGTTCGGCTTATGGAGAATATGTTATTTCGACTTTATTCAACGAGCATATTAATTCTTTGGTTTATTACACGATCGGAACTGGTGTTGGTGCCGGCGCGATTGTGAATGGCAAATTTATCGGTGATCTTGGCCATCCGGAAATGGGGCATGTACGTTTAAAGCGTCATCCGGATGATTTGGACTTTCCAGGAATTTGTCCTTTTCACGGCGATTGCCTTGAGGGACTCGTTTCCGGTCCGACTTTTGAAGCGCGAACCGGTAAAAAAGGTCAAAACGTTCCACTGACTGACCATGTTTGGGACATAGTGGCTTATTATGTTGCTCAAGCAGCGATTCAAGTTACTTTGACACTTCGCCCGGCAAAGATTGTTTTTGGCGGCGGCGTCGTTAGCGAGGAATTTTTGAAAAAGGTTCGTGTCCAGTTTAAAGAGCTGTTAAATGATTATGTCGATGTTGGAAAACTGGAAGATTATATTGTGATGCCGGCAATCAAGGAGAACGGATCAGCGACTTTAGGCGATTTTGCTTTGGCACTTTTGGAATATCGTAAATAA
- a CDS encoding D-2-hydroxyacid dehydrogenase: MYAVFEDEVPYIEEFANRTGHEIVQETDYLSEKNVDLAAGFDAVVTQQTVNIPDMVYSRLAELGIRQISIRQVGYDILNIDAIHKAGLRASNVAAYSPRAIAEYTLTQLLNLIRNNKRYYQATESGNWLWSAAPQGKEIHDLTVAVIGAGRIGSALAEMLHVLGAKVLAVDPVYHAQNEAFLDYTNLDDALKRADVITFHTPLNKQTNGMADKDFFQKVKKNAYILNFARGGIIQTSALLENLRSGKLAGAALDVLPNETEFMGKIQNPDKLPADVQELMSRDNVLLSPHVAFYTNLAVKNMVEIALNDAIALSQGKHIENEILY; the protein is encoded by the coding sequence ATGTATGCTGTTTTCGAAGATGAAGTACCTTATATTGAAGAGTTTGCCAATCGTACTGGCCATGAAATCGTTCAGGAAACCGATTATTTATCCGAAAAAAATGTCGATTTGGCAGCCGGTTTCGATGCGGTTGTTACCCAACAGACGGTCAACATTCCTGACATGGTGTATTCTCGTCTGGCTGAATTAGGTATCAGGCAAATCAGCATCCGTCAGGTTGGTTACGATATTTTAAATATCGATGCGATTCATAAAGCCGGACTGCGTGCGTCAAATGTCGCAGCTTATTCGCCAAGAGCGATTGCCGAATACACATTGACACAACTTTTAAATCTGATCCGTAACAACAAGAGATATTATCAGGCCACAGAATCGGGTAATTGGTTATGGTCTGCAGCCCCTCAGGGGAAAGAAATCCATGATCTAACGGTCGCTGTTATCGGCGCTGGACGTATTGGTTCGGCTCTGGCTGAGATGCTTCATGTACTTGGCGCGAAGGTTTTGGCAGTTGATCCGGTTTACCATGCTCAAAATGAAGCTTTTTTGGATTATACAAATCTTGACGATGCTTTGAAAAGGGCTGATGTTATCACTTTCCATACGCCTTTAAACAAGCAGACCAATGGTATGGCCGACAAAGATTTTTTTCAAAAAGTTAAAAAGAATGCATACATTTTAAACTTTGCCCGCGGAGGGATTATTCAAACTTCGGCTTTATTGGAAAATTTGCGTAGCGGAAAATTAGCTGGAGCAGCTCTGGATGTTTTGCCTAATGAAACCGAGTTTATGGGCAAAATCCAAAATCCTGACAAACTTCCGGCTGATGTTCAGGAATTAATGTCGAGGGACAACGTTTTACTGTCGCCACACGTGGCTTTTTATACGAACCTGGCCGTTAAAAATATGGTTGAAATAGCTTTAAACGATGCGATTGCCCTTTCTCAAGGCAAACATATCGAGAATGAAATTCTTTATTAA
- a CDS encoding TetR family transcriptional regulator has translation MPKETFYNLSEEKRQRIINSAEKEFFRVPLSKASIANIVTRAQIPRGSFYQYFDDLNDLYHYFFEKKFQGFHENFKKELENHQGDLIEAWRQVAKKVLRRIVNGENSIFFENAIFGLNIQRDQNIIDSFANFHHPENKAPEYFDEIDFSFLKIKSKKDLITLRHLMSGIIIQAATAYFSKCDSGQKVDLEEILEGIDKQIDWLKYGVYKEKEHD, from the coding sequence ATGCCGAAAGAAACTTTTTACAATTTAAGTGAAGAAAAACGTCAAAGGATTATTAATTCCGCTGAAAAAGAGTTCTTCCGCGTGCCCTTATCAAAGGCAAGTATTGCCAATATAGTTACTAGAGCCCAAATCCCTCGGGGAAGTTTTTATCAATATTTTGATGATTTGAATGATTTGTATCATTATTTTTTTGAAAAAAAATTTCAGGGCTTTCATGAAAATTTCAAAAAAGAACTCGAAAATCACCAAGGCGATTTGATTGAGGCATGGCGGCAAGTCGCAAAAAAAGTCTTGAGAAGAATTGTGAATGGCGAGAATTCGATTTTTTTCGAAAATGCTATTTTCGGTTTGAATATTCAACGAGATCAAAATATTATTGATAGTTTTGCGAATTTTCATCATCCGGAAAACAAAGCACCGGAATATTTCGATGAGATAGATTTCTCTTTTTTGAAAATAAAATCAAAAAAGGATCTGATAACTTTGCGGCACTTAATGTCGGGAATCATCATTCAAGCAGCAACGGCCTACTTTTCAAAATGCGATTCCGGTCAAAAAGTGGATTTAGAAGAGATCCTGGAAGGAATAGACAAACAAATAGACTGGTTAAAATACGGAGTATATAAGGAGAAAGAGCATGATTAA
- a CDS encoding ABC transporter ATP-binding protein encodes MIKLAKGRMSIWAVAASVVFMIIQVYTMLLLPDLTSNLINNGVIKGNINYIYHTGVWMALYSFISVLAGVANVYASAIASQKLGMLLRRDIYNKVMSFSNKEFDQIGTSSLITRTTNDVVQIQNVAMMFLRMMLMSPIMLVAASIMAYSKSPQLTKIFLVSIPVLVIVIGIAMYFAIPLFKAMQKKTDRINLVFREGLTGVRVIRAFGRDKFEQSRFKDANDDYTDNAIKVFTIMSAIFPLVTLIMSGTNVGITWFGAKLISYQAMQTGDLVAFMTYAMQVMISFMLLSMIFVMVPRAQASADRINELFNSKSTIIDPKESVKALEKPELSFKDVEFFYDGAEEAALKNVNFSAKIGDTVAIIGGTGSGKTTLINLIPRFYDIDKGLITVNGQNIKNYRQHDLRDLIALTPQKATLFTGTVRDNLKYGNPNASDEELWHALDVAQASDFIKELDGGLDGHVEQGGDNFSGGQKQRLAIARSLAKKASIYIFDDSFSALDFKTDANLRAALKKDPEIKKSIVVIVAQRISTVVDADTILVLEDGKMTGVGTHQELKKKNKAYQEIIDSQIRKGDQ; translated from the coding sequence ATGATTAAATTAGCCAAAGGAAGAATGAGCATATGGGCAGTTGCAGCATCAGTCGTTTTTATGATCATTCAGGTTTATACGATGCTGCTTTTGCCTGATTTGACTTCTAATTTAATCAATAACGGCGTTATCAAAGGCAATATAAACTACATATATCATACAGGTGTCTGGATGGCCTTATATTCGTTCATCTCGGTTTTAGCCGGTGTGGCTAATGTTTATGCTTCAGCGATTGCCTCACAAAAACTTGGGATGCTCTTAAGACGCGATATCTATAACAAAGTAATGAGCTTTTCCAACAAAGAATTCGACCAAATCGGCACTTCGTCTCTAATTACAAGAACAACCAACGACGTCGTCCAAATTCAAAATGTCGCCATGATGTTTTTAAGGATGATGCTTATGTCTCCGATCATGCTGGTGGCGGCCAGTATTATGGCCTATAGCAAGTCGCCTCAATTAACAAAAATTTTTCTCGTATCGATTCCGGTTTTGGTGATTGTAATCGGTATTGCGATGTACTTTGCGATACCACTTTTCAAAGCAATGCAGAAAAAAACCGACCGAATCAATCTGGTTTTTCGTGAGGGACTGACTGGTGTCCGGGTTATTCGTGCTTTTGGGCGAGACAAGTTCGAACAGTCTCGTTTTAAAGATGCTAACGATGATTATACAGACAATGCCATAAAAGTCTTTACAATTATGTCGGCAATTTTTCCTTTGGTAACCTTGATAATGTCTGGAACAAATGTCGGTATCACTTGGTTCGGAGCAAAATTAATCTCCTATCAGGCAATGCAAACCGGTGACCTGGTTGCCTTTATGACCTATGCAATGCAGGTTATGATCAGTTTTATGCTTCTGTCAATGATCTTCGTAATGGTTCCTCGTGCCCAGGCCTCGGCGGATCGAATCAATGAATTATTTAATTCCAAATCAACAATTATAGATCCCAAAGAATCAGTAAAAGCCCTTGAGAAACCGGAACTGTCTTTCAAAGACGTTGAATTCTTTTATGATGGTGCTGAAGAAGCAGCGCTCAAAAACGTAAACTTCTCTGCCAAAATTGGTGACACAGTCGCAATTATTGGTGGAACCGGCTCTGGAAAAACGACTTTGATTAATTTAATTCCGCGTTTTTACGATATTGACAAAGGATTAATTACAGTTAACGGTCAAAATATCAAAAACTACCGTCAACATGATCTTCGCGATTTAATAGCTCTTACTCCACAAAAAGCAACCCTCTTCACCGGAACTGTTCGCGATAATCTTAAATATGGAAATCCGAATGCCAGCGACGAAGAACTCTGGCATGCCTTGGATGTTGCCCAAGCCAGTGATTTCATTAAAGAACTGGACGGCGGTCTGGACGGCCACGTTGAACAAGGGGGCGACAATTTCTCTGGAGGCCAAAAGCAGCGCTTGGCAATTGCCCGTTCTCTAGCCAAAAAAGCTTCAATTTACATCTTTGACGATAGCTTCTCGGCCTTGGACTTTAAAACCGATGCCAATTTGCGGGCTGCTTTGAAAAAAGACCCAGAAATTAAAAAATCAATCGTTGTTATCGTTGCCCAAAGAATTTCAACGGTTGTCGATGCCGATACTATTCTAGTTCTTGAAGACGGAAAAATGACCGGTGTCGGCACGCATCAGGAATTAAAGAAAAAAAACAAAGCATATCAAGAAATCATTGACTCGCAGATTCGGAAAGGAGATCAATAA
- a CDS encoding ABC transporter ATP-binding protein, translating to MAENNKTTQKHPGGPRGFGPHGGSGLVEKPKHFWPTTKRLFGYMKKRWLAVSFVVVFAIGSAIFQAQTPKILGKATTQIYEGVLSGAAEIKAGMHISTLPMNWDKIISIVIEVIVLYILAAILSFAQQFIMTRVSQHTVFDLRRDLKNKMRNLPISYYDTHSNGDIMSRATNDMDNISSTLQQNLTQLITSIATFFSILWMMISISIPLTLWVLIIVPVSVVIIGIVAPRSQKYFSDQQRHLGLLNNQIEETYAGYTIVRAYNHEDKERQSFAAENDQIYKASWKAQFISGMIMPLMTFINNLGYIGIAILGGIKVANGKIPIGDIQAFLQYTDQFSQPISQITNLTNQIQSTIASAERIFQVLDEPEMKNNKQNLPVKKEKEIINFDHVQFGYNPNDELLMTDYNLPVKKGEIVAIVGPTGAGKTTMINLLERFYDIKAGSIRFNGQDTRDMSREKLRSHFAMVLQDTWLFTGTIYDNIAYGKENSSKDEVIKASKAAHVDTFVRQLPKGYKTILNEEASNISQGQRQLITIARAFLANPEILILDEATSSVDSRTEVQIQHAMQTLLKGRTSFVVAHRLSTIRDAQHIVVMNHGSIVETGNHDSLMKKNGFYADLYNSQFSGKVVI from the coding sequence ATGGCCGAAAACAACAAAACGACTCAAAAACATCCTGGCGGCCCGCGCGGTTTCGGACCGCATGGTGGCTCGGGTCTGGTAGAAAAACCAAAACATTTTTGGCCAACCACAAAACGTTTATTCGGTTATATGAAAAAGCGTTGGCTGGCTGTCAGTTTTGTGGTCGTTTTTGCAATCGGATCAGCAATTTTCCAAGCACAAACTCCAAAAATTCTTGGAAAAGCAACGACTCAAATTTATGAAGGAGTTCTCTCGGGAGCTGCCGAAATAAAAGCCGGGATGCACATTTCCACTTTGCCGATGAATTGGGACAAAATTATCAGTATCGTGATTGAAGTTATTGTCTTATATATACTGGCGGCAATTCTTTCTTTTGCACAACAATTTATCATGACGCGTGTTTCCCAGCATACCGTTTTCGATCTTCGACGCGACTTGAAAAACAAAATGCGGAATCTTCCGATCAGCTACTATGACACACACTCCAATGGCGATATTATGTCCAGAGCAACCAATGATATGGATAATATTTCGTCGACTCTGCAACAAAATTTGACCCAGCTGATTACCTCGATTGCAACCTTTTTCTCGATTCTTTGGATGATGATCTCAATTTCGATCCCATTAACTTTATGGGTTTTGATTATCGTACCTGTTTCAGTTGTTATCATCGGAATCGTCGCACCCCGTTCACAAAAATATTTTTCCGATCAGCAACGCCACTTGGGATTATTGAACAATCAGATCGAAGAAACTTATGCCGGATATACAATCGTCAGAGCCTATAATCACGAAGACAAAGAACGACAAAGCTTTGCAGCAGAAAACGATCAAATTTATAAAGCCAGCTGGAAAGCCCAATTTATTTCCGGCATGATTATGCCTCTAATGACCTTTATCAATAATTTGGGTTACATCGGCATTGCAATTCTCGGTGGGATTAAAGTCGCTAATGGCAAAATTCCAATCGGTGATATTCAGGCCTTCCTTCAATATACCGATCAATTCAGTCAACCGATTTCTCAAATTACCAATCTTACAAACCAAATTCAATCAACAATTGCTTCTGCAGAGCGTATCTTTCAAGTTCTTGATGAACCGGAAATGAAAAATAATAAGCAAAATCTTCCGGTCAAAAAAGAGAAAGAAATAATTAATTTCGATCACGTTCAATTCGGATACAATCCCAATGACGAATTATTGATGACCGATTATAATTTGCCGGTTAAAAAAGGCGAAATAGTTGCGATTGTAGGACCAACCGGGGCTGGAAAAACGACTATGATCAACCTTCTCGAACGCTTTTACGATATAAAAGCCGGTTCGATCCGTTTCAACGGCCAGGATACACGTGATATGAGCCGCGAAAAATTACGTTCCCACTTCGCAATGGTACTTCAAGACACCTGGCTTTTCACTGGAACAATCTATGACAATATCGCTTACGGAAAAGAAAATTCATCAAAAGATGAGGTTATTAAAGCTTCAAAAGCCGCCCACGTCGACACTTTTGTAAGGCAACTGCCAAAAGGATATAAAACAATTCTTAATGAAGAAGCGTCAAATATCTCTCAAGGGCAGCGGCAATTGATTACGATTGCGCGAGCTTTTCTTGCCAATCCGGAAATTCTGATTCTCGATGAAGCGACTTCTTCTGTTGACAGTCGAACAGAAGTCCAAATTCAACATGCAATGCAAACTCTGCTAAAAGGAAGAACGAGTTTTGTCGTCGCACATCGTCTTTCAACAATCCGCGATGCTCAGCATATTGTCGTTATGAACCACGGATCAATTGTTGAAACCGGAAATCATGACTCGTTAATGAAGAAAAACGGTTTTTATGCCGATCTGTATAATAGCCAATTTTCCGGAAAGGTGGTTATCTGA
- a CDS encoding glucose transporter: MGILIALIPAITWGSTGLVNTKMGGSAAQQTLGMTFGALIFGLAVMLFYVIPNHISLDYRIWIVGLFSGIFWAVGTAGQFVAYKDMGVSSAFPLSTAGQIVSNAIMAAAVLGEWTTIQMWVFGAIAITLVTTGALLTSARSKASKSTSTQRPAAYSHGLIALLLSTIGYMLYFVFPNLMFKVGFINKAVHEANNGASYMTAIIGPQAIGQVIGAFIIVIFVFRESEKMFQKATWRNILTGLNWGVGNLFMFISTANPAIGQATATTLSQMGVIVGTFGGIYLLHEKKTRDQMVKIVIGSVLVVIGGVLISNLSKL; this comes from the coding sequence ATGGGAATTTTAATTGCCTTGATTCCTGCCATAACTTGGGGATCAACTGGCTTAGTTAACACAAAAATGGGCGGGTCAGCTGCCCAACAAACACTCGGCATGACTTTCGGCGCATTAATTTTCGGTTTGGCAGTAATGCTGTTTTATGTGATTCCAAATCATATTTCGCTTGATTACCGCATATGGATAGTCGGCCTATTTTCCGGAATTTTTTGGGCAGTTGGTACAGCTGGACAATTCGTCGCCTATAAAGATATGGGCGTTTCTTCGGCTTTTCCGCTTTCAACTGCCGGACAAATTGTTTCAAACGCAATAATGGCAGCAGCCGTTCTTGGCGAATGGACAACAATTCAGATGTGGGTTTTCGGTGCAATTGCCATTACATTGGTTACAACTGGCGCGCTTTTGACTTCCGCTCGTTCAAAAGCTTCCAAGTCTACCAGTACCCAAAGACCGGCTGCCTATTCACACGGGCTGATTGCTCTTCTGCTTTCAACAATCGGCTACATGCTTTACTTTGTTTTTCCAAACTTGATGTTCAAAGTCGGCTTTATCAACAAGGCCGTCCATGAAGCTAATAATGGCGCCAGCTACATGACGGCAATCATTGGTCCTCAAGCAATCGGCCAGGTTATAGGTGCTTTTATTATCGTAATTTTTGTTTTCCGCGAATCCGAAAAAATGTTTCAAAAAGCAACTTGGAGAAATATTTTAACCGGTTTAAACTGGGGAGTCGGAAATTTATTTATGTTTATTTCAACGGCCAACCCGGCAATCGGGCAAGCAACGGCCACGACCCTTTCACAGATGGGTGTGATTGTCGGAACCTTCGGTGGAATTTATCTTTTACACGAAAAAAAGACTCGCGATCAAATGGTCAAAATAGTTATCGGCTCTGTTCTTGTCGTGATTGGCGGAGTTTTGATCTCAAATTTAAGCAAACTTTAA